GACACCACCGTCATGCATTGCATGCAGGATTTCGTCCTTCGcatgaaaatcataaataatttttgaggAATCGGCTTACGACTTCGGTTGACATTTCTGTACTTTCGTGAAAAATTTCACGGCCCACGTTCCTTCGAGGATCGATCGAATTCATACCCTCCATGCAAGCAAAGATTAAGACAGCTGAATAAGAGTTGCAGGACCAGCTGTTTATTTGGTCAACCACTGTCATCAAAAGAATCGCCAACCAGGGTATGAACAATCTGGAACAGACTTCATGCAAAATCATTTAGAAAGTGGCGGTCCAACTAGGATCAAAAGAGAGATCTAGGCCTAACTATTGGTGGATTGACTGGCGGATTAACTAAGATTATTGACCAACAGTTTGTCAtctttttaagaattttgacCGAGTTATCGATTCTTATCCGATTAATTTGTATTTAGAATCTTTAAGCATCCGCCTTGTCCTCCCTAGATATAATAGCTGCTTATctaacagttttttttttttttttaagcaacgGTTATCTAACAGTTTACCCATTTCATATGTGCCGAATTAccatagaaatataaaaactcGCCCTCGTGAAGAACATGGCAACGATGATTTgaactcgagagagagagagagagagagagaggtacaCGGAAAAGCATAATACTCTTTATTGTTGTTTCTCTACACACAGAGACTTCGATATTATATTGGGGTTTACACAGGAACATTCTTATTATTTTACTGGAGACGCACGCTAATCAATTACATTCTTTATTTGCAGCAGCATATATCCATCAAGATGATACAAGATCCACAGTGGATGCTTAACTAAATCAAGGGCACTTGTGTCTGCCTCCATGAGTGGTCATGGTGGCGTAGCAAGGGCACACGTCCTCGTTACCAGAGGTCCCGGGCGGCACACAATTGCAACGGGCACAACAGGTTCCGCATGCCCTCTTGCACATCTTCTGCCTTGATGCCAACCGGCACCTAGCGGCGCATGCCGCTCCGCAATCTGGAAAGGAGAAGCTCGTGGCTAATAACATGGACTAACgatacaaaagaaaatgtcatacTGAATATAAAGACATATGTTGTGTGTACGTCATTCAtccataatttaacaatttcaaTCCGTGGGAAAATAATTTGTCGTATATGATATCAGAGCACCGATTTATTCTCGATTCTCGAATCAGAGCTCCAGTTTATTCTCGATTCTCAAATCAACCGAGCTGATTGTTTTCTCAATCTACATAGTAGCTATGCAAAACCATCATAACTAAAAGCATTTaaattgagatttcacctatcTTTTTGGCGGCAGAACTCTCGACTGAATCTGCGCTCACCTCCTGCTACACAACATATGTAGGTCGGAATTAGCCAAGTTATGAAAGACTATACaaaacttagagagagagagagagagagagagagagagagagagagagagagagagagagagagaggaaggagatttCATTTACCGTAGCATCAGCTGCTTCAACCAGCAGATGGAGAACGAGGAATGATTGTGATCAGTGGAGGGTGTCAAGTATGTTTTTCTTGTCTCTTGTAGGATGGTGCAATACGTCGAGAGCAAAGGAGTCTTATATAGGGAGTCCTGAATCGAGTTGAGGATTGTAATTCTAGGTGAGTTTCATGCGAGGACGGGGATATTCAGCGCATAAGCAACGAAGCAAGAGAACGAAAATTCTAATTGGTACACTTGGTGATGCATCAGACGCGTGCAGGTACATTTGGTGGAGAGAAAAAAGCTAAAGAGAAATGCTCTGGAGTCATCCGGATGTGCCAAAACTCTTTTCGACTATTGCtttgattttatttgctttGCTAGTGGAAGATAGCTATGGTCCCAAAGCACAAGCAGCTCGTTGTTTTGAAGGTACGCGTTGACATGAATCCCTTTCATAAGAGAAGTAGAGATTGGACAGTGCAAATTCTTTAATCAGAAGCTAAGTTGTAACGCAATTCTGCACTCCGTGTGAACAAATAAGAAAGGTGTGCGAAAGATGCGGCAGCTGTGCGATGTCAATACTTTGCACGCAATACAGCAGAAGGTGCATGGAAGTCTTGCATTGTCATTTAGCTGAGTTATCTTTTGCATTAACAATTCAGATTCAAGTCCCTAAACCAATCAAAGACGGTTTATATACTCTGGGATAGATGATTGTAGGTCCCCTCTGCCGGCCGAGTTTAAGCATTTATACATAGAGAGACTTTGCGTCGGGCCTCGGGAAATGAAAAGAGCTGTGATCTTAGATAGAACGTGCTCGTGGAATCCCAATTGAAATCAGGCCATTCCCGAGAATGGTTTGCGACAGATGGAGGCAGTCTTGGATTGAGGGTGAGTTagattcaatttgacaaatgagCTTTAAGTGTAATGTAAATGCTGAAACCCAAAATCCTtggagaaatgcaaattgtatttGGTAAAAACTCTTTGCAAGTGGACTTTAGATTCGAGTAGTGTtaggccaaaaaaaataaaattacaatggACTTCGActatatcttttgttttttttaaatttatttaaaaagaattcaAGCCCTTTGCCAGAGTTGGCGAAAGGCTATGGAAGCCGGTGAGCCACATTTGGCTCCAGCAGCTGTTAGCTGAGGTTGCTTGACCTTCGGTGAGGGTCGTGCGACTCAAGCAAGGTCTGCGTGTGTTGGATGCAAAATGCGCAACCACAAGACCTCCATAACCAGAATGAGAACACAATacaattgagtagaaagattaacgtacCTGATTTGGAATCCATCGTTCTTAAAGCGGAAGTGGAAAATtgatgttccacgcgcaagtcattctcctctattactcttcgtatcactggctcaatgagatgGTCCCCTCACCCTTTAGCGCTAGGTTAATACTCTTTAtatgaggatacatgtgagaattagggttagaggaaagacttgagcactatttatagagtttctaaTTAGACTCCCTCATTATGGGTCAGGCTCAACTTGGCCCATACTAGCCAGTcctatattagactaattaagaaaccttctatctcatcTTAGATCAACATTGTTTTACAGTAatcgtaaaacggtaaattacaatattaatttaTGTAGTCC
The window above is part of the Eucalyptus grandis isolate ANBG69807.140 chromosome 6, ASM1654582v1, whole genome shotgun sequence genome. Proteins encoded here:
- the LOC104448841 gene encoding snakin-2 isoform X3; translated protein: MSLSKVLACLLLALLVLHLLVEAADATEVSADSVESSAAKKIDCGAACAARCRLASRQKMCKRACGTCCARCNCVPPGTSGNEDVCPCYATMTTHGGRHKCP